The Rhizoctonia solani chromosome 4, complete sequence genome contains a region encoding:
- a CDS encoding phosphatase, whose product MERAEYAKFGRGQTSLPQSRITYPPPPPPSPTVPNESRKPAYKAIGFFPTTDQPRPPPPIRHPFAAAEISQPRPIPARSRGTVSKLESRSRANSKSDDVRSRSRSRSVDTKRKSQRSYVALDQKGGVGACPAPDSDREHMSIHSDHTFGAPSTHTLGHSIPWSDDSNTISTGGKRSDPPAVVFADHPFRMHTGSPPPRSHTASASLATTTPWVRTITASPAPPDPPPMRKRTLTYQPGLVTAFGSAPETRVGYRESGAFVGLDDREREKIRPTLLPPSLSLLGKDSTDGHEGPAPDEHGQIQKAPVKDRELYPGLRQQYDLRSHPYALQNAPAREIRFGSASTASTATTGASSKPPVPPRPSGMKLKSSLKASMSTPELRIRIPSTVTPSGLSTGQTPSTEHPQSSVGLGARPRHVISSAAGHSVATNTTLEARSICDALIFARPRFRVASHEITPPPSTTAHDEEAAKRASIRVGEGGLKGLVCFPRKTSRDFHKDKGKGKEKEKEKVQPSEPREFQTVEQVLREGAQLEKEREEWNAIGQGSLLNSHARSLSRAQSKIGNGGHRNAKRRETVSGSDTGAGTKVWGTIKIKRSVEMLAASALSRGRLLRCRRLRDGRVAWTQASVSTASHARHASGSVASRGHSRNGSWGQRVVCGSRSGSSMGGETAGTGIGPSAGTGTGQHIGHSSEGLLPKRATVDNYPIVDIRPVPAGNTNRARAPPAQGSVGFSFGTSGTRQGAHSSPSKKQKQPLPSPGTTDPESVIGLALSSPSGATTPLMLPNHPFAQRAGAYPTDPAPGPPPGPETIATRHRHPPRSSGSTERARLDDVPKMDMHPFVARMSTHSGEVQRMFESAMLKSAGGQGELAFNTKRGSGDSGLGSSVHEHAGPSSVPLRGSAFGPPAGLETARTLSCSLCSDSGSRSFSVYADGEFVPCLEGDHPYVERDARPVIDVTSIPLSLSLARKFVSSFSSPRPLNSLDDIESLRDIFYRPSPDRVASLVPNSQDGSPANEPVLIEEDEEEAEANDWTFGRRPFELGSESHLIWRRQREDNQVGPLRINLAPGTPSPPPPGTVPESVHDSDSRSERSVRTTSSQQATNENVTFGVVPSARIDSLSVNVVSPRQSAALSLIDMYDYEASFSSSSPNTPQTYQIHPSPYALSDTLPSRESYYTSSSPGLRPGVTTYFLASPTRPWTLLLPPPCPLLCFRLILP is encoded by the exons ATGGAACGTGCGGAATATGCTAAATTCGGCCGAGGCCAGACT TCCCTCCCTCAG TCTCGAATCACCTACCCTCCGCCCCCTCCGCCCTCCCCCACCGTTCCCAATGAGTCCCGCAAACCCGCTTACAAGGCT ATTGGTTTCTTCCCTACGACGGACCAACCGAGGCCCCCACCTCCGATCCGCCACCCATTTGCTGCGGCAGAGATATCCCAGCCTCGCCCTATCCCAGCCAGATCTAGGGGAACAGTAAGCAAGCTCGAGTCTCGCTCACGTGCCAATAGCAAGTCGGACGATGTGCGCAGTCGCTCGCGTAGTCGGTCTGTCGATACCAAGCGGAAATCGCAGCGCTCATATGTTGCCCTTGATCAAAAGGGCGGTGTTGGGGCATGTCCGGCACCAGATAGCGACCGGGAACACATGTCCATTCATTCCGATCACACATTTGGAGCCCCTTCAACGCACACTCTCGGTCAT TCGATTCCATGGTCAGATGACTCGAACACCATATCCACTGGCGGAAAACGCTCGGACCCCCCAGCAGTCGTCTTTGCAGATCACCCCTTCAGGATGCATACAGGCTCACCTCCGCCTCGAAGTCATACTGCATCAGCATCACTGGCTACCACCACTCCCTGGGTTCGCACTATTACCGCGAGCCCAGCTCCACCTGACCCTCCCCCGATGCGTAAGCGCACACTGACGTACCAGCCTGGCCTTGTCACTGCCTTTGGATCCGCACCTGAAACTCGTGTAGGCTACCGCGAGAGCGGCGCATTTGTGGGCCTTGATGATCGCGAGCGAGAGAAGATACGCCCAACCCTTCTACCCCCTTCCCTCAGCCTGCTCGGGAAAGACTCGACTGATGGTCATGAAGGTCCtgctcctgatgaacatgggCAGATCCAGAAGGCTCCGGTCAAGGATCGAGAACTCTATCCTGGCTTGAGGCAACAATACGATCTGCGTTCGCATCCCTATGCACTTCAGAACGCTCCTGCCCGCGAGATTCGATTCGGTTCTGCTTCGACCGCTTCTACTGCTACTACCGGAGCCTCAAGCAAACCACCCGTCCCACCTCGTCCCAGCGGAATGAAACTTAAATCCTCGCTCAAAGCAAGCATGTCCACACCTGAACTTCGCATTCGTATTCCCTCGACCGTCACCCCCTCTGGACTCTCCACAGGCCAAACGCCCTCTACGGAGCATCCACAGTCGAGCGTTGGACTCGGTGCGAGACCGCGCCATGTGATTAGCTCGGCCGCGGGCCACTCGGTTGCAACCAACACAACGCTCGAAGCTCGTTCGATTTGCGACGCCCTTATCTTTGCCCGCCCGCGTTTCCGGGTCGCCTCGCATGAAATCACACCACCACCGTCGACGACGGCTCACGACGAGGAAGCGGCCAAACGCGCATCCATACGCGTCGGCGAAGGCGGACTCAAAGGCTTGGTCTGTTTTCCACGGAAAACATCGCGCGATTTCCATAAAGACAAGGGAAAGGGTAAagagaaggagaaggaaaAGGTGCAACCATCCGAACCCCGCGAATTTCAGACGGTCGAACAAGTGTTGAGAGAAGGCGCTCAACTCGAGAAGGAGCGGGAAGAATGGAACGCGATCGGCCAGGGAAGTCTACTCAACAGCCATGCGCGGAGTCTGTCTCGCGCCCAGTCCAAGATTGGCAACGGCGGCCATCGAAACGCGAAGCGCAGGGAGACTGTGTCCGGGTCCGACACTGGCGCTGGGACCAAGGTGTGGGGCACGATCAAGATCAAGCGGAGCGTCGAGATGCTTGCCGCGAGCGCGCTTTCCAGGGGCCGGCTCCTTCGGTGTCGTCGTCTTCGCGACGGCCGGGTGGCATGGACGCAGGCTTCGGTGTCGACGGCTTCGCATGCTCGACATGCGTCTGGGTCCGTCGCGAGTCGGGGGCACAGCCGGAATGGGTCGTGGGGCCAACGCGTTGTATGTGGCTCTCGTTCGGGGAGCTCCATGGGCGGCGAGACGGCGGGTACAGGTATAGGTCCAAGTGCAGGTACAGGAACAGGTCAGCATATAGGCCATTCGAGTGAGGGCTTGTTACCCAAGCGTGCGACGGTGGATAATTACCCCATTGTAGATATTCGACCGGTTCCCGCCGGAAACACGAATCGCGCACGAGCGCCCCCCGCACAAGGCTCAGTCGGGTTCAGCTTTGGCACGTCGGGTACAAGGCAGGGTGCCCATTCGTCTCCGTCCAAGAAGCAGAAGCAGCCTTTGCCCTCGCCTGGGACGACAGACCCCGAGTCGGTGATTGGACTCGCATTGTCGTCGCCGAGCGGGGCTACGACGCCGCTCATGCTCCCCAATCATCCGTTTGCGCAACGGGCGGGTGCATATCCGACTGATCCCGCCCCCGGACCGCCACCGGGCCCGGAAACGATCGCAACGCGCCACAGGCACCCACCACGAAGCTCAGGAAGCACCGAACGCGCACGGCTGGACGACGTGCCCAAG ATGGATATGCACCCGTTTGTCGCCCGCATGAGCACCCATTCGGGCGAAGTTCAGCGCATGTTTGAGAGCGCGATGCTCAAGTCTGCGGGCGGCCAGGGTGAACTCGCGTTCAATACAAAGCGAGGGAGCGGCGATTCAGGACTGGGATCTTCGGTTCATGAACATGCTGGTCCTTCGTCCGTGCCGCTTAGGGGATCGGCGTTTGGTCCCCCTGCGGGGCTTGAAACTGCTCGAACGCTCTCCTGCTCCCTCTGTTCCGACTCCGGCTCCCGTTCCT TCTCCGTATACGCTGATGGAGAGTTTGTCCCCTGCCTCGAGGGCGATCACCCGTATGTCGAGCGGGATGCTCGACCCGTCATTGATGTCACCTCAATCCCGCTCTCACTCTCACTCGCACGAAAGTTCGTCTCGTCCTTTTCGAGCCCCCGCCCACTCAATAGCCTCGACGATATCGAGTCGCTCCGAGATATCTTCTACCGCCCAAGCCCGGACCGCGTTGCCTCGTTAGTGCCCAATAGCCAAGATGGCTCGCCCGCGAACGAGCCTGTGCTCAtcgaagaggacgaggaagaggctGAAGCAAACGACTGGACATTTGGCCGTCGTCCGTTTGAACTTGGCTCGGAATCACATTTAATTTGGCGCCGCCAGCGCGAAGATAACCAAGTTGGACCGTTGAGGATTAATCTCGCACCTGGGACGCCCTCGCCTCCGCCTCCTGGGACTGTTCCCGAGAGCGTGCATGATTCCGATAGCCGCTCTGAGCGATCTGTGAGGACTACTTCCAGTCAACAAGCGACGAATG AAAACGTCACCTTTGGAGTTGTTCCGTCTGCCCGGATCGATAGTCTCAGCGTCAACGTCGTGAGCCCCAGACAATCGGCCGCCCTCTCGCTCATCGACATGTACGACTATGAAGCCTCGTTCTCGTCCAGTTCCCCC
- a CDS encoding haloacid dehalogenase, whose translation MSGPSALPYPALHKDAKFVILSDWDGTITNFDSNDYLTDNVGFGYDKRRASNKEVLLGNITFRDSFREMLESVHMPFDECKELLKKNIKLDTGFKEFFEWCKTNNVPFIIVSSGMEPLIRAVLSNLIGDEDAARIDIISNDVRFDADGSWHIVYRHPERSGAESGAIVCSGFGHDKSQAILPYRDLPHRPTLLFFGDGVSDMSAAKHADVLFAKNDKPEGENDLAEYCKKEGIPHILFRTFAGALPIVKDVVEGRKSVEQALAVRNAEQPAA comes from the exons ATGTCTGGTCCATCTGCCCTTCCTTATCCAGCTCTGCACAAGGATGCCAAATTTGTGATTCTCAGCGACTG GGATGGTACTATTACTAACTTTGATTCTAATGATT ATTTGACGGATAATGTTGGGTTTGGATATGACAAGCG ACGAGCGTCGAACAAGGAGGTGTTGCTTGGGAACATCACTTTCCG CGACTCGTTCAGGGAGATGCTTGAAAGTGTACATATGCCATTCGACGAGTGCAAGGAACTCTTGAAAAAGA ATATCAAGCTCGACACTGGCTTCAAAGAGTTCTTCGAGTGGTGCAAGACCAACAATGTACCGTTTATCATCGTCTCTAG TGGGATGGAACCTCTCATTCGTGCGGTCCTGTCGAATTTGATAGGAGATGAAGATGCAGCTCGGATCGATATCATTTCCAACGACGTCCGTTTCGATGCAGACGGATCGTGGCACATTGTTTATCGCCACCCAGAAAG GAGCGGGGCTGAAAGTGGCGCGATTGTATGCAGTGGATTTGGACACGACAAGTCGCAGGCGATTTTGCCGTATCGTGATCTTCCACACCGGCCGACGTTGTTGTTCTTTGGAGACGGGGTCTCAG ACATGTCGGCAGCGAAACATGCGGATGTATTATTTGCAAAGAACGATAAGCCGGAAGGCGAGAATGATCTAGCTGAGTATTGTAAGAAGGAAGGGATACCGCATATTTTATTCAG GACCTTTGCGGGAGCTCTACCCATCGTGAAGGATGTGGTCGAGGGCCGCAAGAGCGTGGAGCAGGCGCTGGCTGTCAGGAACGCAGAGCAGCCGGCGGCGTGA